A stretch of the Streptomyces sp. NBC_01428 genome encodes the following:
- a CDS encoding threonine/serine ThrE exporter family protein: MADPEAEDRKPQSDEARKAFGPSAGLAAPGSAAVDEDSSITSEFALPKGLAGAQQQPADASTTSEFSVPRGLDVTQAPPVEQEGSAFSLPATYSARQAPPAFTPPNGIPSVSLTKDAPWQDRMRTMLRMPVTERPAPEPVHKEDDSGPAVPRVLDLTLRIGELLLAGGEGAEDVETAMFAVCRSYGLDRCEPTVTFTLLSISHQPSLVDDPVTASRTVRRRGTDYTRLAAVYRLVDDLSDPETAISLEEAYGRLAEMRRNRHPYPGWVLTASGGLLAGAASVLVGGDAIVFVAAALGAMLGDRLAWLCAGRGLPEFYQFTVAAMPPAAIGVALTVAHVDVKASAVITGGLFALLPGRALVAGVQDGLTGFYITASARLLEVMYFFVGIVAGVLVVLYFGVKLGAELNPDAALNISERPLLQIAASMLLSLTFAVLLQQERSTVLAVTLNGGVAWSVYGAMHYAGGISPVASTAVAAGLVGLFGQLLSRYRFASALPYTTAAIGPLLPGSATYFGLLSIAQNEVDKGLVSLTKAAALAMAIAIGVNLGSEISRLFLRLPGGSAGGRRAAKRTRGF; encoded by the coding sequence GTGGCGGACCCGGAAGCGGAAGACCGCAAGCCGCAGTCGGACGAGGCGAGGAAGGCCTTCGGTCCGTCTGCCGGTCTCGCGGCGCCAGGGTCTGCGGCTGTTGACGAGGACTCGTCGATCACGTCGGAGTTCGCCCTTCCCAAGGGGCTCGCCGGCGCGCAGCAGCAGCCGGCCGACGCGTCGACCACGTCCGAGTTCTCGGTCCCCCGTGGCCTCGATGTCACGCAGGCGCCGCCGGTCGAGCAGGAGGGCTCGGCGTTCAGCCTCCCCGCCACGTACAGCGCGCGGCAGGCCCCGCCGGCCTTCACCCCGCCGAACGGCATCCCGTCCGTCAGCCTGACGAAGGACGCCCCTTGGCAGGACCGGATGCGCACGATGCTGCGCATGCCGGTGACCGAACGGCCGGCGCCCGAGCCCGTCCACAAGGAGGACGATTCGGGGCCGGCCGTCCCGCGCGTGCTCGACCTGACGCTGAGGATCGGCGAGCTGCTCCTCGCGGGCGGTGAGGGCGCCGAGGACGTGGAGACGGCGATGTTCGCCGTCTGCCGCTCCTACGGCCTCGACCGCTGCGAGCCGACCGTCACCTTCACGCTGCTGTCGATCTCGCACCAGCCGTCCCTGGTGGACGACCCGGTGACGGCGTCCCGGACGGTCCGCCGCCGGGGCACCGACTACACCCGTCTGGCGGCCGTGTACCGGCTCGTGGACGATCTCAGCGACCCGGAGACCGCGATCTCCCTGGAGGAGGCCTACGGGCGCCTCGCGGAGATGCGCCGCAACCGGCACCCGTACCCCGGATGGGTGCTCACGGCCTCCGGCGGGCTGCTGGCCGGTGCGGCCTCCGTGCTCGTCGGCGGTGACGCGATCGTGTTCGTCGCGGCGGCACTCGGCGCGATGCTCGGCGACCGGCTCGCGTGGCTGTGCGCCGGACGCGGACTGCCCGAGTTCTACCAGTTCACCGTCGCCGCCATGCCGCCCGCCGCGATAGGGGTGGCCCTCACGGTCGCGCACGTCGACGTGAAGGCGTCCGCGGTGATCACCGGTGGGCTCTTCGCCCTGCTGCCGGGGCGGGCGCTCGTCGCGGGCGTGCAGGACGGTCTGACCGGCTTCTATATCACCGCGTCCGCGCGCCTGCTCGAAGTCATGTACTTCTTCGTCGGCATCGTCGCCGGTGTCCTCGTCGTGCTGTATTTCGGCGTGAAGCTGGGCGCGGAGCTCAACCCGGACGCGGCGCTGAACATCTCCGAACGGCCGCTGCTGCAGATCGCCGCGTCCATGCTGCTGTCGCTGACCTTCGCGGTGCTCCTCCAGCAGGAGCGGTCCACCGTGCTGGCCGTGACCCTCAACGGAGGAGTCGCCTGGTCGGTGTACGGGGCGATGCACTACGCGGGGGGCATCTCCCCGGTGGCCTCCACGGCCGTCGCCGCGGGCCTGGTCGGGCTCTTCGGGCAGTTGCTGTCGCGCTACCGGTTCGCGTCGGCGCTGCCGTACACGACCGCTGCGATCGGGCCGCTGCTGCCCGGTTCGGCCACCTACTTCGGACTGCTGTCGATCGCGCAGAACGAGGTCGACAAGGGCCTGGTCTCGCTCACGAAGGCGGCGGCCCTGGCGATGGCCATCGCGATCGGCGTGAACCTCGGTTCGGAGATCTCGCGGCTCTTCCTGCGGCTGCCGGGCGGCTCCGCCGGCGGCCGGCGGGCCGCCAAGCGGACGCGCGGATTCTGA
- a CDS encoding inorganic diphosphatase: MEFDVTIEIPKGSRNKYEVDHETGRIRLDRRLFTSTSYPADYGFVENTLGEDGDPLDALVILDEPTFPGCLIQCRTIGMFRMTDEAGGDDKLLCVPAHDPRVEHLRDIHHVSEFDRLEIQHFFEVYKDLEPGKSVEGADWVGRTDAEAEIERSYKRFKESGGH, encoded by the coding sequence GTGGAGTTCGACGTCACGATCGAGATTCCGAAGGGTTCACGGAACAAGTACGAGGTGGACCACGAGACCGGTCGGATCCGTCTGGACCGTCGACTCTTCACCTCGACCAGCTACCCGGCCGACTACGGCTTCGTCGAGAACACCCTCGGCGAGGACGGCGACCCGCTGGACGCCCTGGTCATCCTGGACGAGCCGACGTTCCCCGGCTGCCTCATCCAGTGCCGAACCATCGGCATGTTCCGGATGACGGACGAGGCCGGCGGCGACGACAAACTGCTGTGCGTCCCGGCGCACGACCCGCGGGTGGAGCACCTGCGCGACATCCACCACGTGTCGGAGTTCGACCGCCTGGAGATCCAGCACTTCTTCGAGGTCTACAAGGACCTCGAGCCCGGCAAGTCCGTCGAGGGCGCCGACTGGGTCGGCCGCACGGACGCCGAGGCCGAGATCGAGCGTTCCTACAAGCGCTTCAAGGAGTCGGGCGGTCACTGA
- the dacB gene encoding D-alanyl-D-alanine carboxypeptidase/D-alanyl-D-alanine endopeptidase, with protein MVVPELRAWRTARPHLVRVARTVKPHVARVTRAVRPRAVRFTTPQLTAVAATVGLALAAGAATVAGPWDSTGQRTAERDWAASRAPEGGADHAGAAGAAATTPRPAPSAATVLAGLSRSTGTVPAPAEKALKNVLDPLLDDSVLGARRTAVVVDVATGKRLYGKGADEVQTPASTTKIATAVAALTAPGPDHRITTRTVLEPDTKEVVLVGGGDPTLTARKVTDGWASLRTLADRTAAALKSRHMDHVTLSYDTSLYKGPVLHPIGVNENIAEVTPLMVDEGRGDDSTSGTAVRAGDPAADAARKFADLLHARGIDATSPGPSKATGRSKALASVSSPPLSALVERMLTNSDNDIAEALARQVALATGADPSFDGDAKAIHAVLKKLGLPLTGAHFADGSGLNRADKLSADLLTALLAAAGDPDHPELRTVLTGLPIAGFTGTLSTRYADAPTATGVVRAKTGTLTGVNTLAGTVVDADGRLLAFAFMTSDEANPPNPFAARSALDHTATALASCGCR; from the coding sequence GTGGTCGTGCCAGAGCTGAGGGCTTGGCGGACCGCGAGACCGCATCTGGTGCGGGTCGCGCGGACGGTGAAACCGCATGTGGCGCGGGTCACCCGAGCCGTGCGGCCCCGTGCCGTGCGGTTCACGACACCGCAGCTCACAGCGGTCGCCGCCACCGTGGGGCTGGCGCTCGCGGCCGGTGCGGCGACCGTGGCCGGTCCCTGGGACTCCACCGGTCAGCGTACGGCGGAGCGCGACTGGGCCGCATCGCGGGCGCCCGAGGGTGGCGCAGATCACGCGGGCGCGGCCGGTGCCGCCGCGACGACGCCCCGGCCCGCCCCCAGCGCCGCGACCGTCCTGGCCGGACTGAGCCGCTCCACGGGCACCGTGCCCGCCCCCGCCGAGAAGGCCCTCAAGAACGTCCTCGACCCCCTGCTCGACGACTCCGTCCTCGGCGCCCGGCGCACCGCCGTCGTCGTCGACGTGGCGACCGGCAAGCGGCTCTACGGCAAGGGCGCCGACGAGGTCCAGACCCCGGCCTCCACCACGAAGATCGCCACCGCGGTCGCCGCCCTCACGGCCCCCGGCCCCGACCACCGCATCACGACGCGTACGGTCCTGGAGCCCGACACCAAGGAGGTCGTGCTGGTCGGCGGCGGCGACCCGACCCTGACCGCGCGCAAGGTCACCGACGGCTGGGCGAGCCTGCGCACCCTCGCCGACCGGACGGCCGCCGCGCTGAAGTCCCGTCACATGGACCACGTGACGCTCTCGTACGACACCTCGCTCTACAAGGGGCCCGTACTTCACCCCATCGGGGTCAACGAGAACATCGCCGAGGTGACCCCGCTGATGGTCGACGAGGGCCGCGGGGACGACTCCACGAGCGGTACGGCCGTGCGCGCCGGGGACCCGGCGGCCGACGCGGCGCGGAAGTTCGCCGATCTGCTGCACGCCCGCGGCATCGACGCGACCTCACCGGGCCCCTCGAAGGCGACGGGCCGCTCCAAGGCCCTCGCGTCCGTCTCCTCGCCGCCGCTGTCCGCGCTCGTCGAGCGCATGCTGACCAACAGCGACAACGACATCGCCGAGGCCCTGGCCCGTCAGGTCGCCCTCGCCACCGGCGCGGACCCCAGCTTCGACGGCGACGCGAAGGCGATCCACGCCGTCCTGAAGAAGCTCGGACTCCCGCTCACCGGCGCGCACTTCGCGGACGGCAGCGGTCTGAACCGCGCCGACAAGCTCTCCGCGGACCTCCTCACCGCCCTGCTGGCCGCCGCCGGTGACCCGGACCACCCGGAACTCCGCACGGTCCTCACGGGGCTGCCCATCGCCGGCTTCACCGGCACGCTCAGCACCCGGTACGCCGACGCCCCCACGGCCACCGGCGTCGTCCGCGCCAAGACCGGCACCCTGACGGGCGTGAACACCCTCGCCGGAACGGTCGTCGACGCGGACGGCCGACTTCTCGCCTTCGCCTTCATGACGTCGGACGAGGCGAACCCGCCCAATCCGTTCGCCGCGCGGTCCGCCCTCGACCACACGGCGACGGCACTGGCGTCCTGCGGCTGCCGGTAG
- a CDS encoding zinc-dependent metalloprotease, with protein sequence MTSIGGAASTGMVDWNLAVATATRLVRPGPEVSRDEARAIVAELRRHAKSSEEHVRGFTRMGDDVLHDTPVLVVDRPGWVRANVAGFREILKPLLGKMQERRGNTPGGAVLGAVGGKVTGVEVGMLLSFLSSRVLGQYETFAPATRDLPAGGPAGPGNGGGRLLLVAPNIVHVERELDVQPHDFRLWVCLHEETHRTQFSAVPWLRDHLEGEIQSFLGETEVDPMTVLERVREAAQSLAGSRPDTEEDDGGRSLVEIVQTPAQREILGRLTAVMSLLEGHADFVMDGVGPEVVPSVAEIREKFQQRRAKGASRLDLALRKLLGLDAKLRQYRDGERFVRAVVNEVGMDGFNRVWTSPNTLPTKAEIAKPADWVTRVHRKAES encoded by the coding sequence ATGACGAGCATCGGTGGTGCTGCATCTACTGGGATGGTCGACTGGAACCTCGCGGTGGCGACCGCGACCCGGCTCGTGCGGCCGGGCCCCGAAGTGAGCCGTGACGAGGCCAGGGCCATCGTCGCCGAACTGCGCAGGCACGCGAAGTCCTCGGAGGAGCACGTCCGGGGCTTCACCCGCATGGGTGACGACGTCCTGCACGACACCCCCGTCCTCGTCGTCGACCGCCCCGGATGGGTGCGGGCGAACGTCGCGGGGTTCCGGGAGATCCTCAAGCCCCTCCTGGGGAAGATGCAGGAGCGGCGCGGCAACACTCCCGGCGGAGCCGTCCTCGGCGCGGTCGGCGGCAAGGTCACCGGCGTCGAGGTGGGCATGCTGCTGTCGTTCCTGTCCTCGCGGGTCCTCGGGCAGTACGAGACGTTCGCGCCCGCGACCCGGGACCTGCCCGCCGGCGGCCCAGCGGGTCCCGGCAACGGCGGTGGCAGGCTGCTGCTCGTCGCCCCGAACATCGTGCACGTGGAGCGTGAACTCGACGTCCAGCCGCACGACTTCCGCCTCTGGGTGTGCCTCCACGAGGAGACGCACCGCACCCAGTTCTCGGCCGTGCCCTGGCTGCGCGACCACCTGGAGGGCGAAATCCAGTCGTTCTTGGGGGAGACCGAGGTCGACCCCATGACCGTCCTGGAGCGCGTCCGCGAGGCCGCGCAGTCCCTCGCCGGCTCGCGCCCGGACACCGAGGAGGACGACGGCGGGCGTTCCCTTGTGGAAATCGTGCAGACGCCCGCCCAGCGGGAGATCCTCGGCCGGCTCACCGCCGTGATGTCGCTCCTGGAGGGACACGCCGACTTCGTGATGGACGGCGTCGGACCCGAGGTGGTCCCCTCCGTCGCGGAGATCCGCGAGAAGTTCCAGCAGCGCCGCGCGAAGGGTGCCTCCCGCCTGGACCTGGCCCTGCGCAAGCTGCTCGGCCTCGACGCGAAGCTCCGGCAGTACCGCGACGGCGAGCGTTTCGTCCGCGCGGTCGTCAACGAGGTCGGCATGGACGGGTTCAACCGCGTGTGGACCTCGCCGAACACCCTCCCGACCAAGGCGGAGATCGCCAAACCGGCGGACTGGGTCACACGGGTGCACCGCAAGGCGGAGTCGTGA